Below is a window of Plectropomus leopardus isolate mb unplaced genomic scaffold, YSFRI_Pleo_2.0 unplaced_scaffold4278, whole genome shotgun sequence DNA.
AGTGGTGGAGCTGAAGGCGCTCAGCTCACCGCTCGCCACCGTCAACATCCTCATGTCCCTCTTCCAGCTGGGACACTTCCCCGGCCTGGTGCTGCACCGCGTCTTCTCCTCCGCCTTCATCAGCAACGTCACCAGTCAGTACCCAAGCAAAACCAGTACAACCAGTACAACCAGTTCAACTAGTACAACCAGTACAACCAGTACAACTGAACACAACCAGTGCATCTCAGGACCTCTCAACAGAACCAGTACAACCTATACAACCAGTACATCCCAATACATCTCAGTACATCTCAGTATAACCAGTATATCTCAGTACATCTCAGTACATCTGAGTATAACCAGTACATCCCAGTACATCTCAGTATAACCAGTACATCTCAGTACATCTCAGTATAACCAGTACATCCCAGTACATCTCAGTACATCTGAGTATAACCAGTACATCCCAGTACATCCCAGTACATCTCAGTACATCTCAGTATAACCAGTACATCTCAGTACATCTCAGTATAACCAGTACATCCCAGTACATCTCAGTATAACCAGTACAACCCAGTACATCTCAATATAACCAGTACATCCCAGTACATCCCAGTACATTTCAGTATAACCAGTACAACCCAGTACATCTCAATATAACCAGTACATCCCAGTACATCCCAGTACATTTCAGTATAACCAGTACAACCCAGTACATCTCAATATAACCAGTACATCCCAGTACATCTCAGTATAACCAGTACATCCCAGTACATCTCAGTATAACCAGTACAACCCAGTACATCTCAATATAACCAGTACATCCCAGTACATCTCAATATAACCAGTACATCCCAGTACTGGTTATTCGGTCAtggaaaaaacatgcattgaaaaaacaaacaaacaataacttctgtttttataaagacaaagaaaacaaaatcaccacaa
It encodes the following:
- the LOC121939185 gene encoding fas-activated serine/threonine kinase-like — its product is MALIAKYIARHRLRETRLLDTIADFLVKKAEYLDSKVIQKLVFPFSRMSYRPSNEQQFFSRLEEVVELKALSSPLATVNILMSLFQLGHFPGLVLHRVFSSAFISNVTSQYPSKTSTTSTTSSTSTTSTTSTTEHNQCISGPLNRTSTTYTTSTSQYISVHLSITSISQYISVHLSITSTSQYISV